Proteins encoded together in one Triticum dicoccoides isolate Atlit2015 ecotype Zavitan chromosome 7B, WEW_v2.0, whole genome shotgun sequence window:
- the LOC119338566 gene encoding hydrophobic protein LTI6A-like: MADEGTANCIDIILAVILPPLGVFFKFACGIEFWICLLLTFFGYLPDIIYAVWVITGGAPHLCLPLASSPVTFPSPV; encoded by the exons atggCGGACGAGGGGACGGCCAACTGCATCGACATCATCCTCGCCGTCATCCTGCCGCCGCTCGGCGTCTTCTTCAAGTTCGCCTGCGGG ATCGAGTTCTGGATCTGCTTGCTGCTCACCTTCTTCGGCTACCTCCCCGACATCATCTACGCCGTCTGGGTCATCACCGGAGGGGCTCCTCACCTCTGCCTGCCTCTAG CCTCCTCTCCTGTCACCTTCCCTTCTCCAGTGTAG